The following are encoded together in the Coffea arabica cultivar ET-39 chromosome 1c, Coffea Arabica ET-39 HiFi, whole genome shotgun sequence genome:
- the LOC113727720 gene encoding large ribosomal subunit protein uL11-like, translating into MPPKFDPTQVVEVFVRVTGGEVGAASSLAPKIGPLGLSPKKIGEDIAKETAKDWKGLRVTVKLTVQNRQAKVAVVPSAAALVIKALKEPERDRKKTKNIKHSGNISLDDVIEIAKVMRPRSMAKDLAGTVKEILGTCVSVGCTVDGKDPKDLQQEIADGDVEIPEN; encoded by the coding sequence ATGCCGCCAAAGTTCGATCCCACGCAAGTTGTAGAAGTCTTCGTCCGAGTAACCGGCGGTGAGGTCGGAGCAGCGAGTTCGCTTGCTCCAAAAATCGGTCCTCTTGGTCTATCCCCGAAAAAAATTGGTGAAGACATCGCTAAAGAGACCGCTAAAGACTGGAAAGGTCTCCGCGTCACCGTCAAGCTCACCGTCCAAAACCGTCAAGCTAAGGTCGCTGTTGTACCATCCGCGGCGGCTCTGGTGATCAAAGCCCTAAAAGAGCCCGAACGTGACCGTAAAAAGACGAAGAACATCAAGCATTCTGGGAACATTTCGTTGGATGACGTTATTGAGATCGCCAAAGTCATGCGACCGAGGTCAATGGCGAAGGATTTGGCTGGGACTGTGAAGGAGATATTGGGAACCTGTGTTTCTGTTGGTTGCACTGTGGATGGAAAGGATCCTAAGGATTTGCAACAGGAGATTGCTGATGGAGATGTGGAGATTCCAGAGAATTGA